The window AAAGGCAACGCCTATGTGGACGATCTTAGCGACGATGAAATAAGCGAATATCGGGGCACTGCGGTCCCTGACAAGAACAACATTACCATGACCCCTCCGGGGCGCAACAGCCCCTACCGGGATCGCAGCGTTGAAGAGAACCTCGATCTTTTTGCCCGCATGAGGACGGGCGAGTTCGCCGACGGCGCCAAAACCCTGCGGGCCAAAATCGACATGGCCCATCCCAACCTCCTCCTCCGGGACCCGGTGATGTACCGCATACGCCGGGAGCATCATTACCGCACCAAGGACAAATGGTGCATCTACCCCATGTACGATTTTCAGCACCCCCTGTCCGACGCCAAGGAGGGGATCACCCATTCACTCTGTTCCCTTGAATACGAGATACACCGGCCCCTTTATGACTGGTTCATCAAGGAAGCGGAAGTTTTCCCCAGCCGCCAGATTGAATTTGCCCGCCTCAACATGACCCATACGGTGATGAGCAAGCGCTGGCTTCTCCGGCTGGTGCAGGAAAAGTACGTCTCGGGCTGGGACGATCCCCGCATGCCCACCATCGCGGGCCTGCGCCGCCGGGGCTATACACCCCAGGCCATTCGGAGCTTTGTGTCCCAGGTGGGCATTGCCAAAACCGATTCCATGGTAGACATCGCCTTCCTCGAATACTGCCTCCGGGAAGATCTCAACAAGACAAGCAGGCGGGTGATGGCAGTGCTTAAGCCCCTGAAGCTCATTATTGATAACTGGCCTGCGGGCAAAGTTGAGGAACTGGACGCAGTGAACAACCCCGAAGATGAATCTGCCGGAACCAGGAAGATTCCCTTTTCGGGCGAACTCTGGATAGAGCGCGAGGATTTTGAAGAAGTCCCGCCGCCCAAATATTTCCGCCTTTATCCGGGCAATTCGGAACGTCCCGGAAACAGTGTGCGCCTCCGCTACGGCTACATCGTTACCTGTGTGGGCTGCGACAAGGATGCCTCCGGCAGCATTACCGCGGTTCATTGCGCCTACGATCCTGATACCAGGGGCGGAAATGCCCCCGACAACAAAAAGGTGAAGAGCACGATACACTGGGTTTCCGCTGCCCACGCCGCTGCCCTGGAGGTCAGGGTTTACGATAACCTTTTTGCGCCTGAACGGCCCATGGATGTGGAGCCGGGTAAAACCTTTACCGATAACCTTGCGCCCAATTCGCTTGAGGTGATTCCCTCAGCTTACGGTGAACCCTGTCTGGCCCAGGCCAAAGAAGGAGACCGCTTCCAGTTTGAACGCCTTGGCTACTTTGTGCGCGATCCCGAAACAGGGGAAGGCGGCAAGCCTGTCTTTAACAAGACCGTTGGCCTCAGGGATACCTGGGCGAAGATTTCCAAAAAGTAAAATCAAATTTTAAATATTTTTAATAAGGAGTTAAAGAATGAGTGCATCAAAGGTCTACTTTACAGACATGCGCTGCAAGGTAGGAGAGAGCCTTTTAGTCAAGCTTGACAGGCTTATCTCCAAAGCGGGAATCGGAAAAATCGATTTTAACCAGAAGTATGTGGCGATCAAGATCCACTTCGGCGAGCCCGGAAACCTGGCTTTCTTAAGGCCCAATTTTGCGAGGGTAGTGGCGGATCATATCAAGAGCCTCGGGGGCAAGCCCTTCCTCACGGACTGCAATACCCTCTATGTAGGGCGGCGCAACAACGCCCTTGTCCACATGGACGCGGCTTTTGAAAATGGATATTCCCCCCTTGCTACGGGTGTTCAGAACATTATCGCCGACGGCCTCAAAGGCACGGACGATGTTGATGTTCCGATAAAAGGCGGTGTTTATCTTACAGTGGCCCACATAGGCCGGGCCATTATGGACGCCGACATCGTAATATCCCTGAACCACTTCAAGGGACATGAGGGCACCGGCTTTGGCGGGGCCGTTAAAAACCTGGGCATGGGTTCAGGCAGCCGCGCCGGCAAAATGGCAATGCACAACGACGGCAAGCCCCAGGTAGATCAGAAAGTGTGTACCGGCTGCAAAGGCTGCGCCAAGTATTGCAATGAAAATGCCATTGTCTTTGGCGAGAATAAAAAAGCCAAAATCGATCACAAAAAGTGCGTAGGCTGCGGACGCTGTATCGGAGGCTGTAATTTCCACGCCATTTCCAACGAAAGCGGAAGCAGCAATGACGCCCTCAACTGCAAGATGGCCGAATACGCCAAGGCCGTGCTTGACGGCAGGCCCAGTTTCCATATCAATGTGGTGAACCAGGTTTCCCCCTATTGCGATTGCCATGGCGAAAGCGATGCTCCGGTTGTCGCCGATATCGGCATTTTCGCCAGCTTCGATCCCATAGCCCTGGATAAGGCCTGCATCGACGCAGTGAACGCAGCCCCCGGTATCCAGACCAGTATCCTGGGCGACCGCGAGCACAAACACAAAGATTCCCACGGCCACTCCGACCACTTTAAAGACATCCACCCCACTACCGACTGGCGCAGTCAGATTGAGCACGCCGAAAAAATCGGCCTCGGTTCGGGGACTTATGAATTGGTCACCGTGAAGTAAAATTGGATAAATACAACCCCGCTGCAAGCATGCAAGCAGCGGGGTTGTTGTTTGGCAGAACTATTTTGAATTGCGGCCTTAGATTCAGATCATCTGATATTTAAAAAAACAAACGCCGCCGCAAGATAAAGTATTTCCCCTGTTTCAATAGCCGCTCCCAGGGCATCCCCCGTGTATCCTCCGATGCCGCGTTTATAAAGCCTTGCATAGAAAAACGCCGTCACCGGTGCAATGATAACAAGGGAAAGCATAATGACCGCTATCCGGAGAATTGATAAGCCGGGGACTAAATTCATCAGCGTACAAAAACCAAGGGCAATAAATCCCAAAAGCATGAGCGAGACAAAGGCCCCGAGGACACAGCGGTATGCTTTGGATTCTTTGGCAAGGGCGCCCAAACCCTTGGAATTGGTAGGAGGCGCCATGCAGGGAATTAGGGCTGCGCTGAAACGGCCGATAATGGGATAGAAAAAAATAAGCGCGGCGCTGCCGGGAATAAAACCAAAAAGAGAAATGAGAAGGGCTGCCTTTAATGCCAATGCGGCAAAACCTGCAAAAAAACCGTAAACCCCTATACGGGAATCTTTTAATATAAGCAGGCGCTTTTCTTTATCCACTGTACCGAGAAATGCATCGGCAGTGTCCATAAGGCCGTCGAGGTGAAATAAATTAAAACAGAAATATTGCATGATCATAATGGTGATAACCGCCAATGCAATATTTGCTTTAATATAATTCATCAAAAATAAAAACAATCCGGATAAAATCAATCCCAATAAAGCCGGAAATATTCCAATAATGGGCAAATAAAAATCCATCCGGGAAGGATCAAAATTGAATTTGACCTTCACCGGAATACGGGAAACAAGGGAAAAGACAGACAAGAAGCGGTCGAACATCAATACTTTTCCTCTTGCTTTTCACTGTCCGTAATATGGGCCTCTGAAAAAGAAGCCATATTCCGCGCAGCCAGCACGCCCAATTCAATGATGTGGCCGCCGATTACCGCTCCTGTTCCTTCGCCAAGGCGCATATCAAGACTCACGATGGGTTCAAGCCCCATGCGCTCCAGCGCCGGTTTGTGGCCTGCAACTTTTGAAAGGTGCCCAGCAAAAAGCCAATTTGAAACTTTTGGATTGATCATCCAGGCTATATAGGCGGCGGAAGTTACCGGGAAACCATCAAGCACACAGCCGATTTTTAAATTTTCAAGTCCCAGGATGAAACCTGTCATCATGGCTAAATCGGAGGAGCCGAGGTTTTCCAATATGCTCTCGCCTGTTTTTGCAGGATTTCGCCGCTTTACCGAGTCGATAATAATGTGCTTTTTATGATCCAGCATGGGCGCGTCGATGCCTGTCCCCCTGTCCACCATATCGTTAGGATCGAAACCCGCAGCCACCAGCATGGCGGCTGCGGTACTGGTATTGCCTATTCCGAGATCGCCTATGGCGGTTAGGCCGTAATTTTTGGCAGCTGCATCGCGGGCAAGGCGTTTCCCCTGCTCTAGGGATTTCTGCAATTCCTCTTTTGTGAGGGCCGACTCTTTATAAAAATTACGGCTCCCTTTTGTTTCACGGGCCCGAATAAAATTACACAGAGGCTTTAATTCGGAGTCCGGGGGAAATTCATCACCCAGTACACCGGCATCAACGAGATTTATTTCCCAATTAGTACCTGTTGCGAGGGCATTAATTCCCGCGCCGCCCCTCAGTATATTTAAAACCATTTGGCGGGTGACCTCCTGGGGGTAAAGTGAAACCCCTTCGGCTGCAATTCCGTGATCTCCGGCAAATACATAGATACCCTTGTTTTTTATTTCCGGCGGTACTTTACCCTGAATGTCTGCAAGTTTGATGCAGTAGCCTTCCAATTTTCCAAGGCTGCCCCTGGGCTTGGTAAGATTGTCCAGATGTTTTTCCATTGCCACTTTGATATTTTCCATTTTATTTCTCCTTCCTTTCCAATAATAATTTAATTACCCTGAGACTTTCTTCAACTTCTTCCCATGAGAATACTTCGAGGTTTACAAGACCCTGGAATTTTTT is drawn from Leadbettera azotonutricia ZAS-9 and contains these coding sequences:
- a CDS encoding glutamine--tRNA ligase/YqeY domain fusion protein, yielding METAEHSEIPAELPGGSGSDFISEFIKEDLKSGRFGYVHTRFPPEPNGWLHIGHCKAFYIDFSMAERFGGKCNLRFDDTNPEKEDISYVEAIKRDVKWMGYDWEDREYYASDYYEYLYDLAVKIIKKGNAYVDDLSDDEISEYRGTAVPDKNNITMTPPGRNSPYRDRSVEENLDLFARMRTGEFADGAKTLRAKIDMAHPNLLLRDPVMYRIRREHHYRTKDKWCIYPMYDFQHPLSDAKEGITHSLCSLEYEIHRPLYDWFIKEAEVFPSRQIEFARLNMTHTVMSKRWLLRLVQEKYVSGWDDPRMPTIAGLRRRGYTPQAIRSFVSQVGIAKTDSMVDIAFLEYCLREDLNKTSRRVMAVLKPLKLIIDNWPAGKVEELDAVNNPEDESAGTRKIPFSGELWIEREDFEEVPPPKYFRLYPGNSERPGNSVRLRYGYIVTCVGCDKDASGSITAVHCAYDPDTRGGNAPDNKKVKSTIHWVSAAHAAALEVRVYDNLFAPERPMDVEPGKTFTDNLAPNSLEVIPSAYGEPCLAQAKEGDRFQFERLGYFVRDPETGEGGKPVFNKTVGLRDTWAKISKK
- a CDS encoding DUF362 domain-containing protein translates to MSASKVYFTDMRCKVGESLLVKLDRLISKAGIGKIDFNQKYVAIKIHFGEPGNLAFLRPNFARVVADHIKSLGGKPFLTDCNTLYVGRRNNALVHMDAAFENGYSPLATGVQNIIADGLKGTDDVDVPIKGGVYLTVAHIGRAIMDADIVISLNHFKGHEGTGFGGAVKNLGMGSGSRAGKMAMHNDGKPQVDQKVCTGCKGCAKYCNENAIVFGENKKAKIDHKKCVGCGRCIGGCNFHAISNESGSSNDALNCKMAEYAKAVLDGRPSFHINVVNQVSPYCDCHGESDAPVVADIGIFASFDPIALDKACIDAVNAAPGIQTSILGDREHKHKDSHGHSDHFKDIHPTTDWRSQIEHAEKIGLGSGTYELVTVK
- a CDS encoding adenosylcobinamide-GDP ribazoletransferase, whose protein sequence is MFDRFLSVFSLVSRIPVKVKFNFDPSRMDFYLPIIGIFPALLGLILSGLFLFLMNYIKANIALAVITIMIMQYFCFNLFHLDGLMDTADAFLGTVDKEKRLLILKDSRIGVYGFFAGFAALALKAALLISLFGFIPGSAALIFFYPIIGRFSAALIPCMAPPTNSKGLGALAKESKAYRCVLGAFVSLMLLGFIALGFCTLMNLVPGLSILRIAVIMLSLVIIAPVTAFFYARLYKRGIGGYTGDALGAAIETGEILYLAAAFVFLNIR
- the cobT gene encoding nicotinate-nucleotide--dimethylbenzimidazole phosphoribosyltransferase, with the protein product MENIKVAMEKHLDNLTKPRGSLGKLEGYCIKLADIQGKVPPEIKNKGIYVFAGDHGIAAEGVSLYPQEVTRQMVLNILRGGAGINALATGTNWEINLVDAGVLGDEFPPDSELKPLCNFIRARETKGSRNFYKESALTKEELQKSLEQGKRLARDAAAKNYGLTAIGDLGIGNTSTAAAMLVAAGFDPNDMVDRGTGIDAPMLDHKKHIIIDSVKRRNPAKTGESILENLGSSDLAMMTGFILGLENLKIGCVLDGFPVTSAAYIAWMINPKVSNWLFAGHLSKVAGHKPALERMGLEPIVSLDMRLGEGTGAVIGGHIIELGVLAARNMASFSEAHITDSEKQEEKY